The DNA sequence CCTTACTTCCGGTAAAAAATGTAGTTTTATTTCCCGGGGTTGTTATACCAATTACTGCCGGAAGAAATAAATCCATCAATTTATTACAAGATGCTCAACAAAACGATAAGATAATAGCAGTCATTACACAAAAAGATGTAAATGCAGATAATCCGACTATAAATGATATGTACTCAGTAGGTACTATAGGTAAAATATTAAAATTACTTAAAATGCCTGATGGAAGTACCATGGTAATTATTCAGGGGATACGTAAATTTTCTATTAATAATATACTTGAGGAGGAGCCTTATTTAAAAGCAGAAATTACATTATTGGAAGACAAAAGAAAGGTTTCCAATAAAAATAAAGAACATTTTAATGTTTTATTGGAAAGCCTTCGTGAAACAGCCATTAAAATTATTAATGAAAATCCGGCTATCCCTTCAGACGCTTCTTTTGCTATTAAAAATATTGAAGGCAGCTCCTTGTTGGTAAATTTTGTTGCTTCCAATCTTGATTTGCCGTTAGTAAAAAAGCAGGAATTACTGGAAGTTAATAGTTTGTTAGATCGTGCTTCCAAAACGTTAAAGTACCTGAACGTTGAGCTTCAAAAAATATCTTTAAAAAATTCCATTCAGGATAAGGTTAACTCTGACCTCAGCAAACAACAACGTGAATATTTCCTACACCAGCAAATGAAAACCATTCAGGAAGAGTTGGGAGGCGTTTCTTATGAAGCTGAAGTTCAAGAAATGAAAGAAAAAGCTTCGAAAAAAAAATGGAGCAAGTCTATAAATGAACACTTTGAAAAAGAACTTAATCGCTTAGTTCGCATGAACCCGCAAACACCCGATTATGGTGTTCAAAGGAATTATTTAGAATTAATGTTGGATTTGCCTTGGGAAAAATATTCTAAGGATAATTTTGATATTAATCATGCCGAAAGAGTTTTAAATAAAGACCATTTTGGTTTAGAAGATGTTAAGGAACGAATCTTAGAGTATCTCGCAGTCCTAAAACTTAAAGGAGATATGAAATCTCCCATCATTTGTTTATACGGTCCTCCCGGAGTCGGTAAAACTTCATTGGGTAAATCCATTGCTTCTGCTTTAGGAAGAAAATACGTTCGTATATCATTGGGAGGGTTGCATGATGAATCGGAAATTAGAGGACATCGTAAAACTTATATTGGGGCTATGCCGGGGAGAATTATTCAATCCATAAAAAAGGTTGGAACATCTAATCCCGTTATTGTTTTAGACGAAATAGACAAAATTAGCACCAGTGGACACGGTGACCCGTCATCTGCTTTACTTGAAGTTTTAGACCCCGAACAAAACAGTACTTTCCATGATAATTTCCTGGATGTAGATTACGACTTATCTAAAGTATTGTTTATTGCTACCGCCAACAATTTAGCCACCATACAACCGGCGTTGTTGGACAGAATGGAAATTATTGATATTTCCGGATATACTATTGAGGAAAAAGTAGAAATAGCTAATAAATATCTTTTACCAAAGCAAATCCTCGAACATGGACTTACCAAAAAAGATATTTCAATAAGTAAGAAAGAATTGGAATTTATTATCCAAGCATATACTCGAGAATCCGGTGTTAGAGGCTTAGAAAGGAAGATATCAAAAATTGTAAGGAATATTGCTTTACAAATTGCTCGCAATACTGAATACAATAAAAAATTGAGTCAAAATAAAATTATCGAAATCTTAGGTCCGCCTATGATGCCTGAAATGTCTGAAACTAATAAAGTTCCAGGAGTTGTTACAGGATTAGCCTGGACTCAAGTAGGAGGAGATATTCTTTTTATTGAAAGTATTCTTTCTAAAGGCAAAGGAAACTTAAGCATGACCGGAAATTTAGGTAATGTAATGAAAGAATCGGCTACTATTGCTTTGGAATACATAAAATCTAATTATAAAGAATTCGGTATCGATCCGCAAAAAATTGAAGAAAGTAATATACACATTCACGTTCCTGAAGGTGCAACCCCTAAAGACGGACCATCTGCCGGTATAGCTATGCTTACTTCTCTTGTTTCCTCTTTTACCGGTAAAAAGGTTAAGTCTAAATGGGCAATGACCGGTGAAATTACGTTACGGGGAAAAGTTCTTCCGGTAGGCGGCATTAAAGAAAAAATATTAGCTGCGAAACGGGCCGGTATAACCGATGTTATATTATGTGAAGAGAATAGAAAAGATATTGAAAAAATCAATCCCGATTATATTAAAGGCTTAAAAATACATTATGTAACTCAAATGTCTGAAGTGATTGATTTAGCTCTATAATAAAATTATAATAATTATAAGCCTGATTTTCATCAGGCTTTTTTATTTCTAATTATAATATATTTAAAATGCTACATTTATCAAATAATAAAATTTAATTTTTTTTGCTTACTGTTAAAATTTGAAAGTAAAGTACTATTAGATATATATAGACTTTAAAATTAGCTATTTTATTTTGTTTACCTTTGATATCATGAAAATAAAAGATATTGAACATTCATACCGTTCTCTTATTAATAAAGAGATTTCAACGGTACAATCACTTAAAAAAAAGATATTTATTATTGCTGCTTTAAGATTATCAGTAGTTCTTATTGCTGCTTTACTTTGTATTTTTACTTGGAAAAACAGCTACCTTACCGGCGGTATCATCTTTGTATCTTTTTCAATATTTATCTTGTTATTAAAGTTACATCAAAAACTGTTTTATAAAAAAAATTATTCAGATTCATTAATAACTTTAGCAGAAAATGAATGTAAAGCTCTTAATTACGATTTTTCATCTTTTGATGGAGGCCCAGAATATATCTCGACTGAACACAGCTTCAGCTACGATTTAGATTTATTTGGAGATCGATCGCTTTTTCAGGCTATTAATCGAACATGCACCTATCAAGGTAAAAAATTTCTTGCCTATCTGTTCCTTACTCCCTATTTAGACAAAAAAACAATTGTGGAAAATCAGGAAAGCATCCAAGAATTAACTTCAAAACAAGGTTGGGTAAACCATTTCCGAGTTTTAGGGTCTTTAAACGGAAAATTAGAAAATAAAGAAAATTTTGATTCAAATACATTTCCGGAAACATTTTTATTGCATAAAAATAAATTCTGGGAAATAATGATAAATATTATTCCCTGCTTGTATTTAATCTTACTTGTACTTACAGCTTTTAATTGGGTATCTGCATTATATTTTATTCCTTTATGGATCATAACTTATGCAATTAATGCCTTTGCGAGTAAGCATGTAAATAATATAGTAAATAACATAGATAAAAAAACAGATGTTTTAAACACCTATACCTCACTTTTTAATGCCATAGAAGAGCAAAACTTTGATAGTTATTTGTTAGAAAAAAATCGTAAAATCCTTATCAAGAAAACTTCTGCATCAAAAGCTATCTATAAATTGAATAGATATTGTTCTCAATTAAATATGAGTATGGCTTATCCGATGATTTTATTTTTCAATCCGGTCTTATGTTGGAGTGTACGTTATGCTATTAAGATAGAAAAATGGTTAGATATCTATAAAAAGTATCTACCGAATTGGTTTGATTCTCTTTCTCATTTTGATGCTTGGTGCTCCCTGTCAACATATGCATATACTCACCCGGGATATTCATATCCTAAAATAAATACTGAACATTTTATATTTGATGGGAAAGAATTGGGCCACCCTCTACTTAACCGTTCCTCTTGTGTAACCAATGATGTTAAAATTTCAAAAGAAAATTATTTTTTAGTAATAACGGGAGCTAATATGGCAGGTAAAAGTACGTATTTAAGAACTATAGGGGTTAACCACGTGTTAGCCTGTATTGGTGCTCCGGTATACGCTAAGTCATTAGAAATATTCCCTGGAAATTTGGTAACTAATTTAAGAACTACAGATTCCTTAGTTGATCATGAATCTTATTTTTTCTCTGAATTAAAACGATTGAAAATGATTATTGATAGACTTCATTCCGGAGAACATTTATTTATCATTTTAGACGAAATTTTAAAAGGTACCAACTCTGAAGATAAGCAAAAAGGATCTTTAGCGCTTATGAAACAACTTATTTCGTTAAAAGGAAATGGCATTATTGCTACACATGATTTAGTACTAGGCAACTTGGAAGCAAATTATCCCGAAAATATAAAGAACTATCGTTTTGAAGCAGAAATTGCTCAGGATGAATTAGTGTTTGATTATAAATTAAAAGAAGGTGTAGCTCAAAATATGAATGCCACTTTTTTAATGAGAAAAATGGGAATTACTGGTATTGAATAAAAAAATACCTGCCTATTCGGCAGGTATTTATATAGTTAAATTTACATTTTCTTAAAAAGAATTTTCATCAATATCTAAACGAATAGCAAAGAAATAAACTCCTACTTCAAGATTGCCACCATTATTACCTGAACCACGTAATGCTGATCTGGTTTCCAATACTTGATCACCATTTAAACTGGTACTAAAAGTTAATGCAATTTCATGCTCATATCCCGGATCACCCGGTCTTAGTTTTTTACCTGGATTTAATGGATCGTCAGATTTAATTACAGCTATATAATTGACATATGGAGTGGTATATCCTTGGCTTTTTGCTTCAGGATAAGTTCCTACCACAGTCATTGCATATTTTGAAGGGTTTCCACCTAGTCCGTTACTTGCTAAATACCAATTTAAATTGTAGCCACCACCATTACAATTATTTTCAGGAAGGGCTCCATCAATTAGACAAGGTTTACGCTTATCACGTAGATGATTATTATCTACGGGTAAAGTGGTAAGATCATCTAAATCATGCAAATAGGTCCAAAACAAATTACCTCTATCATCCCCATTATTATAAACCATATATTTAGCCATAATCATCCAAATGCCCGGAGTTAATTTTAAACCTTGTCCGGTTATGGAAATTTCTCTATGGTCATTTGCGTTTCTTTTGAAGGGAACGCTCATATTAAAATCTTTCCTAAGTTCTGCTTGTTTTATGGTGAAAGGTTTGGGAACCCAGTTAACTATTCCCGTATTATCCTGAAACATAAGCATACTTCCTTTTCCTTCCGATTGATCACTGATACGGATTCCATTCGTTGATCCATCCGTTTTAATATGAACTTTAGCCGTTGGTGCTATGGTTCCTACTCCTAAATTTCCGTTATTATCAACTATTACATCATCGGACGTATTTGAAGATCCGTTGGTATCTCCCTTTGCATCTACATGAAAAGGTCCTTGCGGGTTAGTTGTATTTACTCCAACTGACGGAGCTGTTTGTGCAAAAGATTTAGTAAAACCTACACCTCCCGCTATAATTATATATAATAAAAATAATTTTTTCATATAATAAATTTAAAATTCATATGTATTAATTTAATTGTCTAAAAGTTCTGCATCTAATCGAACGGCGTAGAAATAAGATCCTTGAAAGTCGTCATTTGTTGTAGTATATGCGAATTCTTTATTACTTGTACTTCCAAATACTCTATATTCAAAAGTTTGTCCTTTAGGTATATTAACAAGAGCTGCTAATTGTGGCGTCCCAACTTTAGCTCCCGCTTGTTCTACCGGTATCCCCAAAATAGTATTATAAACTTTATCGCTAACTAATGGGTGCTTAGTAACATTTTTTAAATATATCCATACATTATTTCGAGGTTTTAAATCGTCGTTAACATGTTGGGTAGCTTTAACTACAAATTTAGAAAGAATCAACCATCTTCCTTGGGTAAGATGTAAAGGTTTTACTGTTAAATCTATAGCACTTTCATCTTGTGGCAACTGTATACCACTTCCAATTTCTCCGTTTTGAATATATGGTCTGGCAGGAGCTATCCATTGGGCATTTCCGAGTGAATCTGTACTAACTAATATATTATTATTAACTTGAGTTCCATCTTCTAATCGTATGTTCCCATTAACATCTAAGCCCGTATCCGGATTAACTTTTCCAACACCTAAATGACCATAGAGCTTTGCAGTCGGATCTGAGGCATTATTTGTACCGGGTTTGAAAATTACATCATCTGATGTATTTACTGGGACAGATATATTCCCATTATCTTTTTTAGCATCTATATGAAAAATAGCTTTAGGATTATCTGTGTTAACTCCTACTTGTGATAAACTAATTCCAATTGCTAATACACAAAAATTTATTGATAATATTATTTTTTTCATGACATGATTTTAAATATAAAAATTATAAGAATAATAAAGATCTTAATTTCACCCTCATTAATTAAAACTATCTATACGAATAGCTCTAAAATATGGTTTACCGGTGGTAAATGAATCATAATCACCATCTACAAATACTACTGTATTATGCCATATACTGGTACTTGCATAGGCACTAACTGTCATAGTTTGTCCCGTATCAACTTTTACGACATGAGTTAACTGAGGTGTACAAGCACAAGCTCCATCGCGTTCCGTAGCAAAACCAACAGTGGTTAATACAGCTTTTTTGAAGTCTGGCTCATTTTCATTATATAGTAACGTCCAAATATATTGATCAAAGCCATTTTCCTTTCCACAAAATTCTTGAAAATTAGATCCATTTCCTCTTGTTGTACGGGTGGTGTATTTAAGCTGAATCAGCCATGTACCTTCAGTCAGCTCTAATGACTTATCTGAAATTTTTACAGCAGGTTTTTTTCCGGCAGGTAAACTTGGATCACCGGGAATAATTGGATTGGAATCTATCAAATTAGGGGCTGTAGTTGAAGTTGCATCAAGTCTTGTATGAATTTGAATGATTGAACCTTCTCTTAGTTCCGGCATAGGTCTGGTAGAGACTACAAAATTACCATCTGCATCAGATGCAATAATTTTTCCTTTATCTATAGATCCCGGAGGAGTTACCCGCAATCCTTTACCTTTAGTACCTATAATTTCTAGCTTTGATTTAGGAGTTCGAGTACCTATACCCACATTTCCATTTGCATCTACAATAAAGTCATCTTGACTTAAATCTTTATTGGTTCCATTAATATGGAAAACTCCTTGAGGATCTTCCGTATTAATTCCCACTCTTTGGCTTTGAGAGAAAGAACAAACGGAAATCACTCCGAGTAATGAACATAATAAAATTCTCTTTTTCATAATGAATTATTAATTAACTTATTAACACTTAATTGATTTTCTATTTTTTTTATTTTAAAAAATCTATTCTATTTTTAATGATCTCCTCTCTTATTTCATTATAAAAATTTTATTGCTACAATGGCATTAAAAATAGATGAACACTTAATTTTTTAAATTTTAAAACACTTAAACACTAACTTTATGGCGGTAAAGATAAACAAAAAAAAATTACAATCATAAAGTTTATATAACATTAATTGCCTTTATCTTCTTACATTATCTCAAGGCTCCTAAACAAGATTTATAACATATAATGTTGGTTATTTTTATTTTTTCAGAATAAATTAGCCATCCATTTATATATATAAAACATTTATATAATTTCAATAAATTCTTGAACTATTAATTTAAAAAATCAATATTCTTATTTAAAATTAATTTAGCAACAATAAAGTTTACCTTTAAAAATATATAGATCAATAATTTTTAAATTTTACAGGATTAATTAGATACAGAGTATTTAAGCCAAGAAATTTAACTAGTATCATTAATTTTTTAAAATAGGAATTTTATTTTAAACTGCAGGTTATGATTTAAATTATGATCAACAATGAAATATTTTGTATTAAGATTATTATAATCATTTATTTAATAAGGCAACTCTCAATGAAGATAGTAATTTTCATTAATTCATAAGGAATAACTCTTATCCTTTTCATAGTGAAAAATTCAGATTTAAGAAATTAAGTTGATTAGCCTGAAATTTTCTTATGGTACTCTTTTATAAACCTTTCCCTATTACTAATTATTGCTTTTAACGCTTCTATTGCATCCATCTTTTCTCGTGAAAAACGAGCTCTTACATTTTCAGGGGTTATATTTAATAATTTCGATGCCAAAATATAATCTCCCACTTCAATTTTTCTTTTTATTTGTTCTACTGTCATAACAATAATGTATTTTTTGATATCTTTGTTTTATCTCAACACAAATATATATACATTTTGTTTATTTTAAAATTATTTTACACAAAATGTATATTTTTTATATTGAACATGGATAAAACTATCATTCTAAACGAAATTAAAAAATACTATGGTTTTACTAAAGATTCTCAATTAGTGAAACATTTAGGCATAACCTCACAAATATTGTATAATTGGAAAAGAAGGAATTCGTTCAATATTAAACTTATTTATACAAAATGTGAAATTTTTAATTATGAATGGTTGTTAACCGGAAAAGGTCCTATGTTGAAAAAAGATAATATCGGACAATCTAATATTATTTCAATAGCAGAAGAATCTGGATATAGTTCCTATAAAGGCAAAAAAAATCATATCCCTTTATATAATATAGATCGAAATGGTGGATTGAAAAATATATTTAGCAAAAAACATCATCAAGAAAATATTATAGATTTTATAAAAATGCCGGATCTGGCTGATTGCGACGGTGCTGCTTATGTAAAAGGGAATTCCATGTTACCAACTATACAAAATGGAGACATAATTATTTTTAAAACTATTTCTCTTAAAGACCTGTTTTGGGGTGAGCTTTATTTAATTGAGATATGTATGAATGATGATTCTTATTATATGTTAATTAAATATATTCAAAAATCTGAAAAAGGAGAACAATTTATTAAACTATTAGGACAAGACAACACAAACGCACCTCAAGATATTCCGGTTTCTAAAATTAATGCTATGGCTCTAATACGCGGAAGTATTCGAACCTTTTAAATTTTTATTTCATCAATTACTAATTCTTATCTCCTATATAATTTATATTATTCTATTCTTTATATTGTTTTTACGGTAATAATATAACATTGTTGTGACAATATAATAATTTTTAGTATATTTGTCTAATTATCAAATAGATATATAAACATACTGTTTATATAAAATTTATTTGAGTTTTAATTTTTATAACTACAATCTATGGAAAAAACTACCATATTGAATAAAATAAAGTTATTTTATGGATTCAAAAAAGATTCTGAATTAGCCAGATATCTTGGTATTTCTCCCCAAACCTTTTCGAATTGGAAAAAAAGAAACAGCTATGATTCTTTATTGATCCATACCAAATGTCCCGAAATAAATTTAGAATGGCTTCTCACTTATGAAGGCCCCATGTTAAAATCCCCAATTTTAGATAAAGATTTTCCAATGTCTGTATTGGAGGACCCCATGTTTAAATTACAAGAAAAAAATAATACCCATATCCCTCTTTATAATTTAGATTCTAATGGTGGATTAAAAAATATTGTTCATAAAAAATCAGAAAATACATTCATTTCAGGTTTTTTAAAAATACCTAATTTATCAGACTGTGATGGAGCTATTTATATAAAAGGAGAATCTATGCTTCCTCTTTTAAAAAATGGTGATATTGTTATTTTTAAAAATGCATCCATAGATAATATATTTTGGGGAGAATTATATATAATTGAAATTGCCTTATCTGAAGATTCCAATCATACCTTTGTTAGACACATCCAAAAATCCAGTTTAGGTAACGATTACATAAAATTAGTCAGCGCTAATTCTATGTTTGAATCTAAAGATGTTTCTTTAGATTCCATAAATGCTATCGGCATGATACGTGCAAGTATCCGATATCATTAAATATTACATAAAATCTATAATTTATTTATATCATATTATACATCTGTAATTTTTTAAATTATATATGAATTTCATGTAATTTATTTTAAAGATGTAGTAATCAAAAAGACAATCCAATCTTTTAATGAGCAAACAACCATGACATTGTGTCATTAATTTTAGTTACAACAATACAAAATAATGTCATATTGTCTCGTTTTATTCATTTATTCCCTTACATATTGATTATAAAAACCTATCCATGATTTTGGTTTATATTTTGCTGAGAAAAAATGTAAGAGATTAAATAAAATGGATTTTAATAAATTAACCATCAAATCACAAGAAGCCTTGCAACAATCTCAAGTGATTGCACAAGGATTAGAAAATCAGGCTATTGAACCTGCACACCTACTTAAAGCTTTATTGGAAAGCGAAGCCAGTGTGATTACTTTCATATTGAAAAAACAAAACTCAAATTTAGCATATATTAACTCCGAACTTGATTCTATACTAAATTCTTTACCTAAAGTTAGCGGCGGACAAATTTATTTGTCCCAAAATTCTAATAAAGCTTTAAATGAAGCCCAATTAGAATCAACTAAGATGAAAGATGAATTTATAAGTTTAGAGCATATTTTCTTAGGACTGCTTTCCGTAAACGACAAAACCTCGCAACTATTAAAAAATCAAGGGGTCACCAAAGAAGGCGTAATTAAAGCGATCGAAGAAATCAGAAAAGGAGAACGAGTAACTTCTCAATCTGCAGAAGATACCTATAATTCATTAAACAAGTATGCCAAAAACCTTAATGAATTAGCTCAAAACGGTAAACTAGACCCTGTAATAGGAAGAGATGACGAAATCAGAAGAGTTTTGCAAATTCTTTCTCGAAGAACAAAAAACAATCCCATATTAATTGGAGAGCCCGGTGTCGGAAAAACTGCAATTGCCGAAGGAATCGCTCATAGAATCATTAACGGGGATGTTCCTGAAAATTTAAAGGATAAAACTATTTTTTCTTTAGATATGGGAGCTTTAATTGCAGGAGCAAAATATAAGGGTGAATTTGAAGAACGTCTAAAAGCAGTAGTTAAAGAAGTAACCGCTTCTAACGGAAATATTATTTTATTTATTGATGAAATTCACACATTAGTTGGTGCCGGAGGAGGAGAAGGAGCCATGGATGCTGCGAACATTTTAAAACCGGCATTGGCACGTGGCGAACTTCGTTCAATTGGAGCAACAACATTAAATGAATATCAAAAATATTTTGAAAAGGACAAAGCGTTGGAAAGACGTTTTCAAAAGGTGATGGTTGAAGAACCCGATGTGGATGATGCCATAGCTATATTACGTGGAATTAGAGAAAAGTATGAAGCCCATCACAAAGTACGTATTAAAGATGAAGCCGTAATTGCATCAGTTGAACTTTCCAATCGTTATATTTCCGACCGATTTTTACCGGACAAAGCCATAGACTTAATGGATGAAGCATCGGCAAAACTTCGTATGGAAATGAATTCCAAGCCTGAAGAACTGGATGCCTTAGACCGTAAAAAAATGCAGCTTGAAATTGAATTAGAGGCGGTTAAACGAGAAGCGGAAAGTCCTACTTCCAATGAAAGCATTAAACAAGCTAATGAGAAAAGGTTAGAAAATGTTAAAGAAGAATTAGCACAACTTAATGAAAAAAGAAATGAGCTAAGCGCTTCCTGGAAAGCAGAAAAAGAAAGAGCGGATAAAGTTCAAGAAATCCGTAAAAATATTGAAGAATTTAAGATTGAAGCTGAAAAAGCAGAAAGATCCGGTGATTATGGTAAAGTTGCTGAATTACGTTACGGAAAAATAAAAGAACAAGAGGCTGAACTTGCTAAAGCTGAAGCCGAACTTTCTGATGATCGACCTAAATTAATCAAGGAAGAAGTTGATTCTGAAGACATTGCTGATGTAGTAGCCAAATGGACCGGTATTCCGGTTACTAAACTGGTACAAAGTGAACGAGAAAAGTTATTAAATCTGGAATCTGTTCTTCACAAAAGGGTTGTCGGACAAGAAGAAGCAATTGAAGCAGTAGCAGATGCTATACGCAGAAACCGCGCGGGATTAAACGATGAAAGAAAGCCTATCGGATCATTCTTATTCTTAGGAACAACAGGTGTCGGTAAAACCGAATTAGCAAAAGCCTTAGCCGAATTTTTATTTGATGATGAAAATTCAATGACCCGAATTGACATGAGTGAATATCAAGAAAAACATTCTGTTAGCAGATTGGTAGGTGCGCCTCCGGGATATGTGGGTTACGATGAGGGTGGTCAGTTAACCGAAGCCGTTAGAAGAAGACCTTATTCTGTTATCTTATTGGATGAAATCGAAAAAGCTCATCCGGATGTTTTTAATATTTTATTACAAGTATTGGATGATGGTAGGCTTACAGATAATAAAGGAAGAACCGTTAATTTTAAAAATGCGATTATAGTTATGACATCCAATTTGGGATCTCATTTAATTCAAGAAAATTTTGAAAAACTGGAAGGAAATAATTACAAAGAAATTTTAGAATTGACCAAAGAGCAGGTTATGGGACTGTTAAGGAAAACCCTTCGTCCTGAGTTTTTAAACCGTATCGATGAAACTATTGTATTTAAGCCTTTAAATAAGAATGAAATAAGAAGTATAATAGATATCCAGTTAGATTCTCTTAATAAAATATTAGATAAAAAAGGAATTCGCATGAGCATGACCGATGAGGCTAAAGATTATATAATGAGCAAA is a window from the Apibacter sp. B3706 genome containing:
- the lon gene encoding endopeptidase La, encoding MKFDILSLDQVMQNDSEFIPLLSQDEEDKMMNETFPTVLPLLPVKNVVLFPGVVIPITAGRNKSINLLQDAQQNDKIIAVITQKDVNADNPTINDMYSVGTIGKILKLLKMPDGSTMVIIQGIRKFSINNILEEEPYLKAEITLLEDKRKVSNKNKEHFNVLLESLRETAIKIINENPAIPSDASFAIKNIEGSSLLVNFVASNLDLPLVKKQELLEVNSLLDRASKTLKYLNVELQKISLKNSIQDKVNSDLSKQQREYFLHQQMKTIQEELGGVSYEAEVQEMKEKASKKKWSKSINEHFEKELNRLVRMNPQTPDYGVQRNYLELMLDLPWEKYSKDNFDINHAERVLNKDHFGLEDVKERILEYLAVLKLKGDMKSPIICLYGPPGVGKTSLGKSIASALGRKYVRISLGGLHDESEIRGHRKTYIGAMPGRIIQSIKKVGTSNPVIVLDEIDKISTSGHGDPSSALLEVLDPEQNSTFHDNFLDVDYDLSKVLFIATANNLATIQPALLDRMEIIDISGYTIEEKVEIANKYLLPKQILEHGLTKKDISISKKELEFIIQAYTRESGVRGLERKISKIVRNIALQIARNTEYNKKLSQNKIIEILGPPMMPEMSETNKVPGVVTGLAWTQVGGDILFIESILSKGKGNLSMTGNLGNVMKESATIALEYIKSNYKEFGIDPQKIEESNIHIHVPEGATPKDGPSAGIAMLTSLVSSFTGKKVKSKWAMTGEITLRGKVLPVGGIKEKILAAKRAGITDVILCEENRKDIEKINPDYIKGLKIHYVTQMSEVIDLAL
- a CDS encoding MutS-related protein, with translation MKIKDIEHSYRSLINKEISTVQSLKKKIFIIAALRLSVVLIAALLCIFTWKNSYLTGGIIFVSFSIFILLLKLHQKLFYKKNYSDSLITLAENECKALNYDFSSFDGGPEYISTEHSFSYDLDLFGDRSLFQAINRTCTYQGKKFLAYLFLTPYLDKKTIVENQESIQELTSKQGWVNHFRVLGSLNGKLENKENFDSNTFPETFLLHKNKFWEIMINIIPCLYLILLVLTAFNWVSALYFIPLWIITYAINAFASKHVNNIVNNIDKKTDVLNTYTSLFNAIEEQNFDSYLLEKNRKILIKKTSASKAIYKLNRYCSQLNMSMAYPMILFFNPVLCWSVRYAIKIEKWLDIYKKYLPNWFDSLSHFDAWCSLSTYAYTHPGYSYPKINTEHFIFDGKELGHPLLNRSSCVTNDVKISKENYFLVITGANMAGKSTYLRTIGVNHVLACIGAPVYAKSLEIFPGNLVTNLRTTDSLVDHESYFFSELKRLKMIIDRLHSGEHLFIILDEILKGTNSEDKQKGSLALMKQLISLKGNGIIATHDLVLGNLEANYPENIKNYRFEAEIAQDELVFDYKLKEGVAQNMNATFLMRKMGITGIE
- a CDS encoding helix-turn-helix domain-containing protein; translation: MDKTIILNEIKKYYGFTKDSQLVKHLGITSQILYNWKRRNSFNIKLIYTKCEIFNYEWLLTGKGPMLKKDNIGQSNIISIAEESGYSSYKGKKNHIPLYNIDRNGGLKNIFSKKHHQENIIDFIKMPDLADCDGAAYVKGNSMLPTIQNGDIIIFKTISLKDLFWGELYLIEICMNDDSYYMLIKYIQKSEKGEQFIKLLGQDNTNAPQDIPVSKINAMALIRGSIRTF
- a CDS encoding helix-turn-helix domain-containing protein, whose product is MEKTTILNKIKLFYGFKKDSELARYLGISPQTFSNWKKRNSYDSLLIHTKCPEINLEWLLTYEGPMLKSPILDKDFPMSVLEDPMFKLQEKNNTHIPLYNLDSNGGLKNIVHKKSENTFISGFLKIPNLSDCDGAIYIKGESMLPLLKNGDIVIFKNASIDNIFWGELYIIEIALSEDSNHTFVRHIQKSSLGNDYIKLVSANSMFESKDVSLDSINAIGMIRASIRYH
- the clpB gene encoding ATP-dependent chaperone ClpB; its protein translation is MDFNKLTIKSQEALQQSQVIAQGLENQAIEPAHLLKALLESEASVITFILKKQNSNLAYINSELDSILNSLPKVSGGQIYLSQNSNKALNEAQLESTKMKDEFISLEHIFLGLLSVNDKTSQLLKNQGVTKEGVIKAIEEIRKGERVTSQSAEDTYNSLNKYAKNLNELAQNGKLDPVIGRDDEIRRVLQILSRRTKNNPILIGEPGVGKTAIAEGIAHRIINGDVPENLKDKTIFSLDMGALIAGAKYKGEFEERLKAVVKEVTASNGNIILFIDEIHTLVGAGGGEGAMDAANILKPALARGELRSIGATTLNEYQKYFEKDKALERRFQKVMVEEPDVDDAIAILRGIREKYEAHHKVRIKDEAVIASVELSNRYISDRFLPDKAIDLMDEASAKLRMEMNSKPEELDALDRKKMQLEIELEAVKREAESPTSNESIKQANEKRLENVKEELAQLNEKRNELSASWKAEKERADKVQEIRKNIEEFKIEAEKAERSGDYGKVAELRYGKIKEQEAELAKAEAELSDDRPKLIKEEVDSEDIADVVAKWTGIPVTKLVQSEREKLLNLESVLHKRVVGQEEAIEAVADAIRRNRAGLNDERKPIGSFLFLGTTGVGKTELAKALAEFLFDDENSMTRIDMSEYQEKHSVSRLVGAPPGYVGYDEGGQLTEAVRRRPYSVILLDEIEKAHPDVFNILLQVLDDGRLTDNKGRTVNFKNAIIVMTSNLGSHLIQENFEKLEGNNYKEILELTKEQVMGLLRKTLRPEFLNRIDETIVFKPLNKNEIRSIIDIQLDSLNKILDKKGIRMSMTDEAKDYIMSKGYDPTFGARPLKRLIQHEILNQLSKEILGGKINDNDTIVADYFPETGLVFRKEN